The stretch of DNA ATGGTGTCCTTCATGCCCAGGTACAGCAGGGTGCGGGGGGTGCGGCTGCCGGCCAGCCAGTCGCGCACCATGCGGTCGTACAGGACCTCCCACCGGGTGTCAAAGGACACCGCCACGGTGTCGGTGCTGGACCAGCCGTAGAATCCCACCACGTCCATGTCCTTGCCCACGAACCAGATCTTGCGCTCCTGGGCCACGTCCAGGGGGGACCCCGAGTCGGTCTGCTGGGTAAGCACGTCCACCCGCTGCTGGGTCACCAGGGTGGTGGCCACCTCCCGTTCCTCGGCGGGCTTGTACCAGTCGCCCACGTACTTGACATACACGGTGACGCGCTTGTTCAGGGCGCGGGCCGCATCCTGCACGCCCAGGAAGAATCCCGCCTGGCGGCGCAGCACCTGCACGTTGGGGAAGGCCGACACGATCCCGATGTTCCCCGTGCGGGTCAGGGCGCCGGCGATCAGCCCTTCCAGGTACAGCGCCTGGTACTGACGCGGGAAGAACCGGATGAAGTTGCGCTTGGTGGTCACGTCGCTGGCCACCACCGACGCGAAGTAGACGTCCGGGTACTTGTCGGCGATGTCCTTCAGGGGCAGGCCCATGAACTCGGCGTTGCCGACCACGATGGTCGCCCCCTGGCGGATGAGCTCCTCGGCGTAGGGGATGGTGAGGTC from Armatimonadota bacterium encodes:
- a CDS encoding BMP family ABC transporter substrate-binding protein — protein: MRGQTPGWLGTVWVRGAAALLLVAAVAAVGAAAPRQSGTLAILHFSVIKGTTWSGAHHRAGQRIAEKYPAIKYVYREEVGPDLTIPYAEELIRQGATIVVGNAEFMGLPLKDIADKYPDVYFASVVASDVTTKRNFIRFFPRQYQALYLEGLIAGALTRTGNIGIVSAFPNVQVLRRQAGFFLGVQDAARALNKRVTVYVKYVGDWYKPAEEREVATTLVTQQRVDVLTQQTDSGSPLDVAQERKIWFVGKDMDVVGFYGWSSTDTVAVSFDTRWEVLYDRMVRDWLAGSRTPRTLLYLGMKDTMTLADGTVEPTVDIMNNKKVGVDAISPKARPLIPASILRLVAQRREQMMKGEWDPFFEHAFVSNGTGLALAGTPIPPKGTVVKKAREMPSDEWLLGKFNFDLEGMTILK